A genomic segment from Verrucomicrobiales bacterium encodes:
- a CDS encoding PAS domain S-box protein, producing the protein MPAAKSSFFDKVLGRLGRLDDKVLRSVVGRLAQERSFLQTLFHTIEDGVVVVNTTGKIVFFNEAVTRLLGFDREKSEGQPINQFLPELDWQHLLKMDLEGGAKVQRHELEVSFPRPRFLSLYVSPLDGAAAGSSGLVLILHDVTEARKQTFEAIESERVKALTLLAASVAHEIGNPLNALSIHLQLMERELHKLREMADAAGSRSSVTSGQRSSQMEVIDRLSQYLNVAQGEITRLDYIVTQFLQALRPVKPQLRLTQLNEVVRDAVALLRPEITNRGICLVEKLSSRAPTIPIDPGQIKQVLVNLIKNAMQAMTKGGVLTLRTSTATEGVLLSVEDTGGGIPTEQLNRIFEPFYTTKKKGSGLGLMIVQRIVSDHDGRIELESHVGKGTSFRIWLPLHERPPRLLEAPK; encoded by the coding sequence ATGCCCGCCGCGAAATCCAGTTTTTTCGACAAGGTATTGGGTCGTCTCGGACGCCTGGATGACAAAGTGTTGCGTTCGGTGGTCGGGCGCCTGGCGCAGGAGCGGAGCTTTCTCCAGACCTTGTTCCACACGATCGAGGATGGTGTCGTGGTGGTGAATACCACGGGAAAGATCGTGTTTTTTAACGAGGCAGTCACTCGGCTGCTCGGGTTCGACCGGGAAAAGTCGGAGGGACAACCCATCAACCAGTTCCTGCCCGAGCTGGACTGGCAGCATCTGCTCAAGATGGATCTGGAGGGCGGGGCCAAGGTTCAGCGTCACGAGCTTGAGGTTTCCTTTCCGCGGCCCCGGTTTCTCAGCCTTTACGTCTCTCCGCTCGATGGCGCGGCGGCGGGTAGCAGTGGACTGGTCCTTATTCTGCATGACGTCACCGAAGCCCGCAAACAGACCTTCGAGGCGATTGAGTCGGAACGGGTCAAAGCGCTGACCTTGTTGGCGGCCAGCGTGGCCCATGAGATTGGGAACCCGCTCAACGCCTTGAGCATTCACCTTCAATTGATGGAGCGTGAGCTGCACAAGCTTCGTGAAATGGCAGATGCGGCTGGATCCCGCTCCTCGGTAACTTCGGGCCAGCGATCGTCGCAGATGGAGGTCATCGACCGGCTAAGCCAGTACCTCAATGTCGCTCAGGGCGAGATCACTCGGCTTGACTATATCGTCACCCAGTTTTTGCAAGCCCTTCGACCGGTGAAGCCGCAACTTCGGCTCACGCAGTTGAACGAGGTGGTTCGTGATGCGGTGGCCTTGCTCCGTCCGGAAATCACCAATCGTGGCATCTGCTTGGTGGAAAAGCTCTCGAGCCGGGCTCCAACCATTCCCATCGACCCCGGACAGATCAAGCAGGTGCTGGTCAATCTCATCAAGAACGCGATGCAGGCGATGACCAAGGGAGGCGTGCTCACCTTGCGCACTTCGACCGCGACGGAAGGGGTTCTGCTTTCGGTTGAGGACACCGGGGGCGGGATTCCCACCGAGCAGTTAAATCGAATTTTCGAGCCGTTTTACACTACCAAGAAAAAGGGCAGCGGGCTGGGGCTGATGATCGTTCAGCGGATCGTAAGCGACCATGATGGACGCATCGAGCTGGAGAGTCATGTGGGGAAGGGAACCTCCTTCCGAATCTGGCTCCCACTGCACGAACGGCCTCCTCGTCTCCTGGAGGCACCCAAATGA
- a CDS encoding insulinase family protein produces the protein MPLKIARRIAPSASKPKRPEENSHPLPPHVQCVTLENGLTLILREDHSAPVVSVQAWCKAGSIDEGRLLGAGMSHVLEHMLFKGTSSRPSGRIDQEVQEAGGYMNAYTSFDRTVYWINVPNTGATVAIDVLCDIVQNASIPEEELTKELDVIRREMDMGHDDPGHRSARRLFEVAYTRSPYRFPIIGHLDLFNTLKREDIVGYYREKYAPNNLFFVVVGDMDPKAVEKQIRDAFSKTPARPVPSVPYSTEPKQTAPREVIEEASIELGHFHYSWHIPDLRHDDIPALDVLTTLLGSGRSSRLYQQIRERQGLVNAVESWTYNPGNPGLFGVSAVVDPDKFSAARSAILDQIDLMKQKPVSAAELAKAVKQFVSGTLSTRKTMQGQAQDLGSSWLAAHDLSFSSRYLSKVKKLKPADLTRVARLYLTEENRTFFGLMPQGTVPARTAISESHNEQAIQKIELPNGLRLLLKEDHRLPFVEIRAVLQGGVLTESTQNSGITQILSKMLLQGTRRRSAQAIANEIESVGGSIGSYGGNNSLGVSTEVMSEDFTTALDLLQDVLLHPSFPANGLERERQIQLAEIRAQKDQLLSLADTQAREAMFGQAGYGLQARGTEKTVSALTAKDLRDLHRKVVVPKNCVLSIFGDIKPAQVIAEVKKHLGKWSGQHQPVTLTKHGHPFSEIKRLTTNVDKKQAVLILAFPGITIFHPDRFALELVQEALSDLGSRLFVRIRDELGLAYYVGAQNFLGLAPGYFSFYVGTDPEKSALVEQELLKEAMKLGEHGLTAAELHRAKAKMIGQKKIARQELGRMAMTSALDELYGLGYANCDREDALFEAVTLQDVKRVCAAYLRKDTHVISIVQP, from the coding sequence ATGCCTTTGAAAATTGCCCGCCGCATCGCTCCATCCGCCTCTAAACCCAAGCGCCCCGAAGAAAACTCACACCCGCTGCCTCCTCATGTCCAATGTGTGACGCTGGAGAACGGCTTGACGCTGATCCTACGCGAGGATCACAGCGCGCCCGTGGTTTCGGTTCAGGCTTGGTGCAAGGCCGGGAGCATCGACGAAGGGCGCTTGCTCGGTGCCGGAATGTCTCACGTGCTCGAGCACATGCTCTTCAAGGGAACGAGTTCGCGTCCGTCAGGCCGGATCGATCAGGAGGTTCAGGAAGCCGGCGGGTACATGAACGCCTACACCTCCTTTGATCGGACCGTGTACTGGATCAACGTGCCCAACACCGGGGCCACGGTGGCGATCGATGTGCTGTGCGACATCGTTCAGAACGCTAGCATACCCGAGGAGGAGTTAACGAAGGAGCTGGATGTCATTCGCCGGGAAATGGACATGGGGCACGACGACCCCGGACATCGATCCGCGCGACGCCTGTTCGAAGTGGCCTACACCCGGAGCCCTTACCGATTCCCCATCATCGGCCACCTGGACCTGTTCAACACGCTCAAGCGCGAGGACATCGTCGGCTACTATCGGGAGAAGTACGCGCCGAACAATCTCTTCTTCGTCGTGGTGGGAGACATGGACCCCAAGGCCGTGGAGAAGCAGATCCGCGACGCGTTCAGCAAGACACCAGCGCGGCCTGTTCCCTCGGTTCCCTACTCGACCGAACCCAAGCAAACCGCACCACGCGAGGTCATCGAGGAGGCATCCATTGAACTGGGGCATTTCCACTACAGCTGGCATATCCCGGATCTTCGTCATGACGACATTCCAGCTCTCGACGTTTTGACGACTCTCCTGGGAAGCGGGCGCAGCTCCCGACTTTACCAGCAGATTCGCGAACGGCAGGGACTGGTGAACGCCGTCGAATCTTGGACCTATAACCCGGGCAACCCCGGCCTCTTCGGCGTCAGCGCCGTGGTGGACCCCGACAAATTCAGCGCCGCGCGGAGCGCGATCCTGGATCAGATCGACTTGATGAAGCAGAAGCCGGTCTCCGCCGCTGAGCTGGCCAAGGCGGTGAAGCAATTTGTCTCCGGAACGCTTTCAACCCGGAAGACCATGCAAGGCCAGGCGCAAGACTTGGGCAGCAGCTGGCTCGCGGCCCACGATCTCAGTTTCTCAAGCCGCTACCTCTCCAAGGTCAAAAAGCTGAAGCCAGCCGATCTGACCCGGGTGGCTCGACTCTACCTCACCGAGGAGAACCGCACGTTCTTCGGACTGATGCCGCAAGGCACCGTGCCAGCCAGGACGGCCATCTCCGAAAGCCACAATGAGCAGGCGATTCAAAAAATCGAACTGCCCAACGGGCTGCGACTGCTGCTCAAAGAAGATCACCGGCTTCCCTTCGTGGAGATCCGCGCAGTGCTGCAAGGCGGCGTGCTGACCGAATCGACCCAGAACAGCGGTATCACCCAGATCCTTTCCAAGATGCTGCTTCAGGGAACTCGCCGGCGATCCGCCCAGGCCATCGCCAATGAGATCGAGTCCGTCGGCGGCAGCATTGGAAGCTACGGTGGAAACAACAGTCTCGGCGTGAGCACCGAGGTCATGAGCGAGGACTTCACGACGGCGCTGGATTTGCTCCAGGACGTGCTGCTGCATCCTTCCTTTCCCGCCAACGGCTTGGAGCGAGAGCGCCAGATTCAGCTGGCCGAGATCCGAGCTCAAAAAGATCAACTCCTCAGCTTGGCCGACACTCAGGCTCGGGAGGCCATGTTCGGTCAGGCGGGTTACGGACTTCAGGCGCGCGGGACTGAGAAGACGGTTTCCGCTCTCACGGCCAAGGATCTTCGGGACCTCCATCGGAAGGTCGTGGTGCCGAAAAACTGTGTCCTCTCTATCTTCGGCGACATCAAACCCGCCCAAGTGATCGCCGAAGTAAAAAAGCATCTCGGCAAGTGGAGCGGGCAGCACCAGCCGGTCACGCTCACCAAGCATGGCCATCCGTTCTCGGAGATCAAACGCCTCACCACCAACGTCGACAAGAAACAGGCGGTGCTCATCCTCGCGTTCCCGGGCATCACCATCTTCCACCCCGACCGCTTTGCCCTGGAATTGGTCCAGGAGGCCCTGAGCGATCTGGGCTCACGACTTTTCGTGCGCATCCGCGATGAATTAGGGCTCGCCTACTATGTGGGAGCCCAGAATTTTCTGGGATTGGCTCCGGGCTATTTCTCGTTCTACGTGGGGACCGACCCGGAGAAATCGGCGCTCGTTGAGCAGGAGTTGCTCAAGGAAGCCATGAAGCTCGGAGAGCACGGACTAACCGCCGCAGAGCTGCATCGCGCCAAAGCGAAGATGATCGGACAAAAGAAGATCGCCCGCCAGGAACTGGGACGCATGGCGATGACCTCCGCCTTGGACGAGCTCTACGGACTGGGGTACGCCAATTGCGATCGCGAGGATGCCCTCTTCGAAGCCGTCACCTTGCAAGACGTCAAACGCGTCTGCGCCGCCTACCTGCGCAAGGATACCCACGTCATTTCAATCGTGCAGCCGTAG
- a CDS encoding glycosyltransferase family 39 protein produces the protein MSFRLQEFIHSVEEGAGKKILSGIVAVVVMAAMMTLFDTLWFRNMTTPEGMEAAQLARNIAEGNGYTTGMIRPLAVRLIQQKQGQTGAVIKEALPDLQNPPLYPVLLAGWLKIMPFRYVIPSGQNFDYHRPDFWIAIFNQLLLVVAAFLVHRLASQLFDSTAGWMSLGILATTWLYWQFTFTGHSTLLLVVLFLLLVFSLFKADEAASAATPSAGRIATWAVLAGIFLGLGGLTRYSFLWLIFPVLAFFMLLMRPFRVLPGLLALVACLVVFSPWMFRNLQVSGAPFGTAGFAIYEETESFPADEVQRALHPNFQTFDYHEVRRKFFYGIREVISDDLPRLGGNWLGVLSLVGLLIPFRRPTLNRLRWFLVLSLFFLMIAQAGGKTIFSKENPGITSENLLAIAAPLAFIFGVGLVLSLVDQLRLSHPLLNYLTLVGVVLVCAAPMLLAIVPPRPYATKIVYPPYYPPFFQRIGRLNEQGTATLWAKELIMSDVPEAIVWYSRCPAALLTLHYQNDPGDKVKDDFFEFSDYRKTVRALYLTSRTMKALPVKSVALTGKDVRTSWENFVGLVLKEGKPPENFPLQNWVNENIWPEQFYAEIAPAK, from the coding sequence ATGTCGTTTAGACTTCAGGAATTCATTCATAGCGTCGAAGAGGGCGCAGGGAAAAAGATTCTGAGTGGGATCGTGGCGGTGGTGGTCATGGCGGCCATGATGACGCTGTTCGATACGCTTTGGTTTCGGAATATGACCACCCCGGAAGGGATGGAAGCAGCTCAGTTGGCGCGCAATATCGCGGAAGGAAACGGGTACACCACCGGCATGATTCGGCCGCTGGCAGTCCGATTGATCCAACAAAAGCAAGGGCAGACGGGTGCGGTGATCAAAGAAGCCCTGCCGGACTTGCAGAACCCTCCGCTCTATCCGGTGCTCCTGGCCGGGTGGCTCAAGATCATGCCGTTTCGCTATGTGATCCCGTCCGGGCAGAATTTTGACTACCACCGCCCTGACTTTTGGATCGCGATCTTTAATCAGCTTCTCCTCGTGGTGGCCGCATTCTTGGTGCACCGATTGGCTTCTCAATTGTTCGACTCCACCGCCGGTTGGATGAGCTTGGGAATTTTAGCGACCACCTGGCTCTATTGGCAGTTTACGTTCACGGGGCATTCCACACTGCTGTTGGTGGTTTTGTTTCTTCTGCTGGTGTTCAGCCTGTTTAAAGCCGATGAGGCCGCCAGCGCTGCGACGCCCTCCGCCGGGCGCATCGCCACGTGGGCGGTCCTGGCTGGAATTTTTCTCGGGCTGGGTGGGCTCACCCGCTATTCGTTCCTCTGGCTGATCTTTCCGGTGCTCGCGTTCTTCATGCTCCTGATGCGGCCGTTCCGGGTTCTGCCGGGGCTTTTGGCCCTCGTGGCGTGCTTGGTCGTGTTCAGCCCCTGGATGTTTCGCAATCTCCAGGTCAGTGGCGCCCCTTTCGGTACGGCAGGATTTGCCATCTATGAGGAAACGGAATCCTTCCCGGCCGACGAAGTTCAGCGCGCGCTTCATCCGAATTTCCAGACCTTTGATTATCATGAAGTTCGTCGGAAGTTCTTTTATGGCATTCGTGAGGTCATTTCCGACGATCTCCCACGCTTGGGCGGCAACTGGTTGGGGGTGCTTTCCTTGGTGGGGCTCCTGATTCCTTTTCGGCGGCCGACCCTGAACCGCTTACGTTGGTTTTTGGTGCTGTCCCTCTTTTTCCTGATGATCGCCCAGGCAGGGGGAAAGACGATTTTTTCCAAAGAGAACCCTGGTATCACCTCGGAGAACCTCCTGGCGATCGCAGCCCCGCTGGCGTTTATCTTTGGGGTGGGGCTGGTGCTGAGCTTGGTGGACCAGCTGCGCCTGTCCCATCCCCTGCTCAACTACCTGACCTTGGTGGGCGTGGTTCTGGTCTGTGCCGCTCCGATGTTGCTGGCCATAGTGCCTCCTCGTCCCTACGCCACCAAAATCGTATATCCTCCTTATTATCCACCATTTTTTCAACGGATCGGCCGATTGAATGAGCAGGGGACTGCCACCTTGTGGGCCAAGGAGTTGATCATGTCGGATGTCCCTGAAGCGATTGTCTGGTATTCTCGGTGTCCGGCGGCGTTGCTGACGCTTCATTATCAGAACGACCCGGGGGACAAGGTGAAGGACGATTTCTTCGAGTTTAGTGACTATCGCAAGACCGTTCGGGCTTTGTACCTGACCTCGCGCACTATGAAAGCTCTGCCCGTGAAGAGCGTGGCTCTGACTGGCAAAGATGTCCGTACGAGCTGGGAAAATTTTGTAGGGTTGGTCCTGAAGGAGGGTAAACCTCCGGAAAATTTCCCCCTGCAGAACTGGGTCAATGAGAATATCTGGCCGGAGCAGTTTTATGCCGAGATTGCCCCGGCCAAGTGA
- a CDS encoding sigma-54-dependent Fis family transcriptional regulator has product MSLTTETKPMLLIVDDEKPTRDGLRAALEDKYDVYVAEDAATAMDLLEKDHFQVVLTDFRLPNEDGMHLIARAKALNKPPICILMTAYGSEDLAVQAMKSGADDYIPKGRLRIEELEMRIARALRQQHLEVENVQLRQTVDSRYGMTNLIGDSRPMKLVLETVQQIASSKTTVLILGESGTGKELIAKAIHRLSTRKNHPLITVHCAALPATLLESELFGHEKGAFTGAHERRIGRFEQAQGGTVFLDEIGEIDANIQVKLLRFLGERTFERVGSNKTITADVRILAATNKDLAALVRSGGFREDLYYRLNIVPIKLPPLRDRKEDIPAMAHAFLKEFAQENDKPVVDFTVDAMEALLKYSWPGNVRELRAAIERAVLLCRTDRVSYQELPESIRLLEPPTSAPAQALASTPGSLTLKDAEKQLIVRALKEAGGNRTQAAVKLGMSRRTLHRKLHTYQLEDL; this is encoded by the coding sequence ATGAGTTTGACCACCGAAACGAAGCCGATGTTGTTGATCGTGGATGACGAAAAGCCCACGCGGGACGGTTTGCGGGCGGCGTTGGAGGACAAATACGACGTCTATGTGGCCGAGGATGCGGCCACCGCGATGGATCTGTTGGAAAAGGATCATTTTCAAGTGGTTCTGACCGATTTTCGCCTTCCGAACGAGGATGGCATGCATCTCATTGCCCGAGCCAAGGCGCTGAACAAGCCGCCCATTTGCATTCTCATGACCGCCTACGGCTCGGAGGATCTGGCTGTTCAGGCGATGAAGAGCGGTGCGGATGACTACATTCCCAAGGGTCGTCTGCGAATCGAGGAACTGGAGATGCGCATTGCGCGCGCGCTTCGGCAACAGCATCTGGAGGTGGAGAACGTCCAACTCCGCCAGACCGTGGATTCGCGGTACGGGATGACGAACCTCATTGGCGACTCCCGGCCGATGAAGCTCGTGCTCGAAACCGTTCAACAGATCGCCTCGAGCAAGACCACGGTGCTTATCCTCGGCGAAAGCGGCACCGGCAAGGAGTTGATTGCGAAGGCGATTCATCGGTTAAGCACCCGCAAAAACCACCCTTTGATCACCGTTCATTGTGCGGCCTTGCCGGCGACACTGCTGGAGAGCGAGCTGTTTGGGCACGAAAAAGGGGCGTTTACCGGGGCTCACGAACGGCGCATCGGCCGTTTTGAACAAGCCCAGGGCGGAACGGTCTTTTTGGATGAGATTGGTGAGATCGACGCGAACATCCAGGTGAAGCTGCTTCGTTTCCTGGGGGAACGGACGTTCGAGCGCGTGGGTTCGAACAAGACCATTACGGCGGATGTGCGCATCTTGGCGGCGACGAACAAGGATCTCGCGGCTCTGGTCCGCAGCGGTGGATTTCGGGAAGATCTCTACTATCGGCTCAATATTGTGCCCATCAAACTCCCTCCATTGAGGGATCGGAAGGAAGATATCCCGGCGATGGCGCACGCTTTTCTTAAAGAATTTGCGCAGGAGAACGATAAGCCCGTAGTGGATTTTACTGTGGACGCCATGGAAGCGCTGTTAAAATACTCCTGGCCGGGGAATGTGCGAGAGCTACGGGCCGCGATTGAGCGGGCGGTTTTGCTGTGCCGTACCGATCGGGTTTCGTATCAGGAGCTTCCCGAGTCGATACGGCTGTTGGAACCACCCACGAGCGCCCCCGCTCAGGCGTTGGCCTCGACCCCTGGGAGTCTGACCTTGAAGGATGCGGAGAAGCAGTTGATCGTGCGGGCTTTGAAAGAGGCGGGTGGCAATCGCACTCAGGCTGCGGTGAAGCTCGGAATGAGCCGTCGCACGCTGCACCGCAAGCTCCATACGTATCAGTTGGAAGATCTGTAA
- the corA gene encoding magnesium/cobalt transporter CorA, with amino-acid sequence MTRSFAFTTQGKLHLKDIDTFLMPTLLADTNLFLWVDLENPSVEEAKRVLDEVFHFHPLSVEDCVAVSPSPKVEEYQPKEEDKFAPYLFMVIHAVDYSRKDGVFATSELNFFLGKNFLVTYHTVPLRSVQTTEERCLKSNIHIARAPDRVAHTLLDGIVENYKPALEELSLEIAELEQEVLQKHSQHTLNRIIEIKKEVLHLRQIIGPQREVLARFARGEFKIIRAHLVPYYRDVYDALFHIGEMAQNYTDSLTGILQVYLNISSNQTGEVVKLLTLITVITTPLMVVGTWYGMNFKGMPELESTHGYSTAITITLVSTLATYLYFKKKRWI; translated from the coding sequence ATGACCCGGTCCTTTGCGTTTACGACCCAAGGAAAGCTGCACCTCAAGGATATCGATACCTTTCTGATGCCGACCTTGCTGGCCGACACGAATTTGTTTTTATGGGTCGACTTGGAGAATCCGAGTGTTGAGGAAGCCAAGCGGGTCTTGGACGAGGTTTTCCATTTCCATCCGCTGTCGGTGGAGGATTGCGTGGCGGTGAGTCCATCGCCGAAGGTAGAGGAGTATCAGCCGAAGGAGGAGGACAAGTTCGCGCCCTATCTGTTCATGGTCATCCACGCGGTTGACTACAGCCGCAAGGACGGCGTGTTTGCGACGAGCGAGCTGAACTTCTTCCTCGGGAAGAATTTCCTAGTGACTTATCACACGGTTCCGCTGCGGAGCGTTCAGACGACCGAGGAACGATGTTTGAAGAGCAACATTCACATCGCGCGTGCGCCGGATCGGGTCGCGCACACGTTGTTGGATGGCATCGTGGAAAACTACAAGCCGGCCTTGGAGGAGTTGTCGTTGGAAATTGCGGAACTGGAGCAGGAGGTCCTGCAAAAGCATAGCCAACACACCCTCAACCGGATTATTGAGATCAAGAAAGAGGTGTTACATCTGCGCCAGATCATCGGTCCTCAGCGTGAGGTCCTGGCCCGTTTTGCCCGAGGGGAATTCAAAATCATCCGAGCCCATTTGGTGCCGTATTATCGCGACGTTTACGACGCGCTGTTTCATATCGGCGAGATGGCCCAGAATTACACGGACTCGTTGACCGGCATTCTCCAGGTGTATCTCAACATCTCCTCCAATCAAACCGGGGAGGTGGTGAAGCTGCTTACCTTGATCACGGTCATCACCACCCCCTTGATGGTGGTCGGCACCTGGTATGGCATGAATTTCAAGGGGATGCCGGAGCTTGAGTCGACGCACGGTTACAGCACGGCGATCACCATCACGCTGGTCTCCACGCTCGCCACCTACCTGTACTTCAAGAAGAAGCGTTGGATCTGA
- a CDS encoding superoxide dismutase — translation MAYELAPLPYAKEALEPTIDAATMEIHHGKHHNAYVTNLNKALAGNAALEAKSIDALIADLASVPDAIRGPVRNNGGGHWNHTFFWNLMAPQAGGAPTGALAQDIQSTFGSFEAFKEKFEAAGLGRFGSGWVWLVVNAGKLEIVSTPNQDNPLMGKAIAGCEGKPILGCDVWEHAYYLKYQNKRPDYLKAWWNVVNWTAVSAHYAAAKK, via the coding sequence ATGGCCTACGAACTCGCTCCGCTTCCTTACGCCAAGGAAGCCCTGGAACCCACCATCGATGCAGCCACCATGGAAATCCACCATGGCAAGCATCATAACGCCTACGTCACGAATCTAAACAAAGCCCTGGCGGGCAATGCGGCCTTGGAAGCGAAATCAATCGACGCCCTGATCGCCGACCTCGCTTCGGTTCCCGATGCGATCCGCGGACCTGTTCGCAACAATGGGGGCGGCCACTGGAATCACACGTTCTTTTGGAACTTGATGGCTCCCCAAGCCGGCGGAGCTCCCACCGGAGCGCTGGCGCAGGATATTCAGTCCACGTTCGGCAGCTTTGAAGCCTTCAAAGAGAAGTTCGAAGCGGCGGGCCTAGGTCGATTTGGCAGCGGCTGGGTCTGGCTGGTGGTGAACGCGGGCAAGTTGGAGATCGTATCGACTCCAAACCAAGACAACCCGTTGATGGGTAAGGCAATCGCGGGCTGCGAAGGCAAACCCATCCTGGGCTGCGATGTCTGGGAACATGCCTACTACCTCAAGTATCAGAACAAGCGTCCGGACTATCTCAAGGCCTGGTGGAATGTCGTGAATTGGACAGCAGTCAGTGCTCATTACGCGGCGGCCAAGAAGTAA